A genomic window from Syntrophorhabdaceae bacterium includes:
- a CDS encoding TVP38/TMEM64 family protein, translating into MLKHKKKIIIAVLFIGGIVFLRVSGIGQYLTFENFLQQKEALHQHVRDHYISSILWFIILYIVVVALSIPGGAVLSIAGGFLFGTVLGVIYTNIGATLGAVCIFLITRYLIGNWLQEKYRERLIKFNNEMERHGPNYFLTLRFIPLFPFFLVNIFAGLTRIPFGTFLWTTAAGILPGDFVYTFAGSQLNTLRSIKDIFSVNIMIALALLALFSLVPVMYNHLKRAR; encoded by the coding sequence ATGCTGAAACATAAGAAAAAGATAATCATTGCCGTCCTTTTCATAGGAGGTATTGTTTTTTTAAGGGTCTCCGGGATCGGGCAATACCTGACCTTTGAAAATTTCCTGCAGCAAAAAGAGGCTCTCCATCAACATGTCCGTGACCATTATATCTCTTCAATACTATGGTTCATTATTCTTTATATCGTCGTTGTTGCCCTCTCTATTCCTGGTGGTGCAGTATTATCGATCGCCGGGGGATTTCTTTTCGGAACTGTGTTAGGAGTGATCTACACCAACATCGGCGCTACCCTGGGCGCAGTCTGTATTTTTCTCATTACGAGATACCTCATAGGCAACTGGCTCCAGGAAAAATACAGGGAGCGGCTGATAAAATTTAATAATGAAATGGAACGTCATGGCCCGAATTATTTTCTCACGTTACGTTTTATCCCTTTATTCCCCTTCTTTCTCGTAAATATCTTTGCAGGTCTTACAAGGATCCCTTTCGGGACCTTTTTGTGGACTACCGCGGCCGGTATACTGCCGGGCGATTTTGTTTATACCTTTGCAGGCAGTCAGCTCAATACTCTCAGGTCAATAAAGGATATATTTTCTGTGAATATCATGATCGCTCTGGCATTACTTGCCCTCTTCAGTCTTGTGCCGGTTATGTATAACCATCTGAAACGTGCTCGCTGA